The DNA segment GGTTTGATGTAGGCGTAGTCGACGATCTCCGTGCCGAGTTCGGCCACCCGCATCTCCAGTCGCTCGTCGGTGAACCGGCCGTCCCGGACCGAACTGTGCGAGCGCGGGACCGCCGCCTGGTGGGGGAGCACCCAGGCGTCGAGGGCGCGACAGACTGACCGGAGGTGTTCGAGCGCCGTGATGGGGAAGTTGCCGCCCGAAACCGCGAGCAGGCCGACCGTCTTGTGTTCGAACTCGTCGAAACCGCAGTAGTCGAGCGCGGTCTTCAGCACCGACGAGTACGACCCGTGGTACATCGGGGTCCCGAGCAGGACGGCGTCGGCCTCGCGGATCTCGCGGGTGAACTCGGCCGCGTCGCCCGCTTCAGCGTCGTCGACGTCGGGGTCGAACGCCGGCAGGTCGTAGTCCCGGAGGTCGAGCAGTTCCGCGTCGCCGCCCGCGGCCTCGACGGCCTCCAGGGCGCGGTCCAGCGCGGCCCGCGTGACGCTCTCGTCGCGGAGGCTTCCGGATACCGCCGCGACCTGCGGCGGCCCCGAGCGCGATTCGTCGAGCGGTGATGGGTTCGACATACGCCCTAGTCGGGTCCGAACCGCAAATATAGCTTCGACCGGTCGAGCGGTCGGCCCTCGCCGCGACGCGGCGAGAGGCCGACTCGGGGCGGCCGACCCGGCCCGGCCAACTCGGGGCGGCCAATCCGGAGCGACCGACGCGGCGCCGGTACGAACTCGCCCGCGGCAGTCTCGCTACTCCTCCCAGTTGTACAGCGCGTCCAAGAACATATCGCGGACATCGTCCTCGGTCACCGGCCTGGGATTGGTGCGCAGGAGGCGCTGCTGGGTTTCGACCGTCTGTTTCGCGAGCCAGTCGACGTCGTCTTCGCCGACGTCCGCCAACTCGGCCAGGCCGCTCGGCAGGACGTTCAGGTCGCGCTGTAGTTGGACGTACTGCGCTTTGAGCGCGTCGGCCGCCGCGCGGTCGGTCATCCCCGCAGTGTCCACGCCGAACGTCTCCGCGAGGTCGGCGAACCGCGGCGGGTCGCTCGCGGCGTTGTAGTCGATGGTGCTCGCAGGCGTGAGCACCGCGATGGTCTCGCCGTGCTTCGTGTGGTAGCGGTTGCCGACCGGGTAGGCCATCGCGTGACAGAGGCTGGCGCCCGCCGTGAGGCCCGCGATGGCCCCGAACAGCGCGCCCTGGAGCATGTTCTCGCGGGCTTCGAGGTCGTCGCCGTTGTGGACCGCCCGCCGGACGTTCGAGGAGAGCAGTTCGATGGCCTTCTCCGAGAATATCTCCGTCAGCGGCGTCCGACCGGCGTACACCGGTCGCTCGGCGGGGTCGGCCGCCCGGAGCAGCGAGTCGTATTCGTGGGTGGTGTAGCCCTCGATGGCGTGGCCGAGCGCGTCCATCGCGGTCTTCGCGGTGAGGTCGGCGGGCAGCGTCGTCGTCAGCGTCGGGTCGAGCACCGCGGCGTCGGCCCGGAGGTGGTTGCTGGAGATGCCCTCCTTCGTCTGCTTCTCCGGCACCGAGAGGATGGCGACCGGCGATATCTCCGCGCCGGTCCCCGCGGTGGTCGGGACCAGCACCAGCGGTTCGCCAGACGTTTCGAGCGGTCGGCCCGCGCCGGTCGGTTCGGCGACGTAGTCGAGCGGTCCGCCGCCGTTGGCGACGACCGCCCGCGTCACCTTCGCGGTGTCCATGCAACTGCCGCCGCCCAGGCCGACGTAGAAGTCGTAGCCCGCCTCTCCCGCCTCGTCGCGGACGAACGCGATGCAGTCCTCGGCGGCCTCGACCGACGGTTCGCGCTCGGAGTCGTCGTAGACGTCGACGGCGAACCCGGCGTCCGCGAGGTGGCTCTCGACCCGGCCGGCGTGACCGAGGTCGACGAGGTTCCGGTCGGTCACGACGAGGCCGCGGTCGTCGTCGTCGACGCCCAGGTCCCGCAACTGGAAGGCGAGTTCGTCGGTCGCGTTCCGGCCGAATCGAATCTCGGGCAACCGGACGTTCCAGACGGTTTCGGGTTCGAGTTCGCGGGTCGACGAGGAAACCGAGCGGTCGTAGCTCATCGACGACCACCGGTCCAAGCACGGTCGGACGTCGTTCCCACACCCACTGTGCTATCGAGTAGCAGACTAACCATGGCGGGTACTCGGTACACACCAACATCAACGTTCCGAGAGTGTCGGAATTATTTCATCTGGTCAGCGCCGGAGTCGCGCGACGGTCTCACCGTCGCGCTCCTCGACGTCGACCAGGCCGTCGTCGTCAAGGTCCGAGAGGAGGCCTTCGAGCCACTCGCGGCCGTGGGTTCCCTCCGGAGCGTAGTCCACCCGAATCCGGGGGCCGAGCTTCGACAGCGGGAGTTCGTCGTACTCCTTCAGCGTCGAGACGACGCGACCGCGGAACTGCCGCCTGCTCCCCTCGAAACTCGGCTGGGTGGGCACGTCCGGC comes from the Halorussus vallis genome and includes:
- a CDS encoding NADPH-dependent FMN reductase, whose product is MSNPSPLDESRSGPPQVAAVSGSLRDESVTRAALDRALEAVEAAGGDAELLDLRDYDLPAFDPDVDDAEAGDAAEFTREIREADAVLLGTPMYHGSYSSVLKTALDYCGFDEFEHKTVGLLAVSGGNFPITALEHLRSVCRALDAWVLPHQAAVPRSHSSVRDGRFTDERLEMRVAELGTEIVDYAYIKPCPPTPESEENVGAVE
- a CDS encoding hydroxyacid-oxoacid transhydrogenase, translating into MSYDRSVSSSTRELEPETVWNVRLPEIRFGRNATDELAFQLRDLGVDDDDRGLVVTDRNLVDLGHAGRVESHLADAGFAVDVYDDSEREPSVEAAEDCIAFVRDEAGEAGYDFYVGLGGGSCMDTAKVTRAVVANGGGPLDYVAEPTGAGRPLETSGEPLVLVPTTAGTGAEISPVAILSVPEKQTKEGISSNHLRADAAVLDPTLTTTLPADLTAKTAMDALGHAIEGYTTHEYDSLLRAADPAERPVYAGRTPLTEIFSEKAIELLSSNVRRAVHNGDDLEARENMLQGALFGAIAGLTAGASLCHAMAYPVGNRYHTKHGETIAVLTPASTIDYNAASDPPRFADLAETFGVDTAGMTDRAAADALKAQYVQLQRDLNVLPSGLAELADVGEDDVDWLAKQTVETQQRLLRTNPRPVTEDDVRDMFLDALYNWEE